The sequence TTTTCCTTGTTATGGATAGCTGGACAGTTTACCGTTGATTTACTAGCTGGATTTCTAGAATCAGCGATAAATGGGCTATTATTATGTACATTACTTTATAGCTTCATTATTATAACTTGCTTACAAAGAGAGAATATTAACAAAAATACAACTTTAGTTTCTAGATTTTCATTCTTAATTGAGAATATAGAATTACAGGTTCTAACAGGCTTTATGGTATCTTACATTACTTTTGATATATTGTGGTATTATGAAGAATTTGCTTTAGAGAAACACTTTCCTGTATCAAAAATAGACACTATTACCCATTATACTCTTATAAGTATATTTTTCTTGATATCGCCTGTCGTTTTATCATTAAAAATAATCAACAAATATCTTGCTAATTTAATATTGATAGTTATCCTCTTAGCCAGTTTTATTCTTTTACCAAATTATGGAGTAACTTTAATAGGCAACATCTATATCCTTTCTACAATTGGCGTATGTTTATGTGCTATTTTTATTTGTAATATATTAATATTATCCGGTAAATTTGAAGCCCAAGATTTGAGAACCGCACTGGCAATATATTTTACTATGTGTGCTATTGGTATGTATTCTGGAGCTTTATCTTCTTATATATCTCATGGGCTTTATGATGGACAAGGTTTTCTATTCTCTACATATAGTGTTGTTGGAACTTTTGTACTTTATTATTCTTGGTATTTTTTTAGACGAAAATTATATAGATTGCACGTCAATTAGAGATGATTATAATATCCTGAATTGAGGTAAATCATAATTATTATGAAAAAAATTACACTTGGCTTAATAGCTGAATATGTAGCTATTGTTATTTATAAAATTAAATTTTATCAGATTCTCTATCATCGTAAAAGATATTATGTTGGCGAGATTGATATTATTGCCCTGCGTGGCAAACAACTTGTTTTTATAGAAGTAAAAGCAAGGCGTTCTGATATTGATGATAGAATATTATCAACCCATCAACAGATGAGAATAAAAAGATCTGCAAGTATATTTTTAAGCACTAACCCAAAATATCAAAATTATCATATTAGATTTGATCTAATAATTATTAAACCTTACAGTATACCAATTATTATTGAGAATGCGTGGTAATAGTCATACCCTATGTTTTTTATTCTATCATGAAACTAGACACTGTTAACAAAGCTTATTTAATTGATGAATTAATGGATTTTTTAGCGAAAATTAATAAGATTTTTGCTGGAATAGTGTACCTATTTCAAAAAAAATCTTATAATTTGCAGCAAAAAAGACTTTATTCACCAACTAAATAAGCTTTGTTAACAGTGTCTAGACACTTATATCATAATTTAAAGATATAAGTGTCTAGCAGCTTTTGCTGCCTTAGGGGGGCAGCTGCTTTAGATGTTGCGTCACTTGTTAGTTTTCGTGGTTTTAATTGACGCCTAGCATTTTGGCTTAGTTCAGCAGTAGCATTGGTCGGTTCTGTAGCTAGAACAATATTGAGAGAAACGCCAGAATTTGTTGATACCAAACGTCGAGTAAAAAATTTTTTTCCTTTCAATTTATTTATTTTTTAACAAATTTACTCGGATTAATCTATTTTTTGAGTCCATATTTTATGGGGGCATTATATTTGGGAGTATGGGTTATTATGATTCCGATAATTATTTGTTTCGCACACGGATTATTTCATTTTGAAAAGTTGACAAAAGAGTCTGGGAATTATTTCCAAAGTCACGAGAAGCAGGTTGGTTAGCCGAGAAATTTTGGTAACATAGCGTTATTAACTTTTGTTCTGCTGCTGGTACTTCCAAGTATGCACAAAGAATTATAAAATATTCTATTGTTTCCTTAATGATTTTTTTAGCTTTTTCTGGTGATTTAACACTTATAGTTTGCAAGTTGTGAATTCGATCGAAGATTTTAATAAATGCTACATCAAATTTTTTCTGTTGAAATAATAAATCCAAAAC comes from Candidatus Tisiphia endosymbiont of Nemotelus nigrinus and encodes:
- a CDS encoding YraN family protein, which produces MKKITLGLIAEYVAIVIYKIKFYQILYHRKRYYVGEIDIIALRGKQLVFIEVKARRSDIDDRILSTHQQMRIKRSASIFLSTNPKYQNYHIRFDLIIIKPYSIPIIIENAW